In a single window of the Candidatus Stygibacter australis genome:
- a CDS encoding DUF2141 domain-containing protein, which yields MKIIILLILLYAVFMLFADDAVPDSTFNIQGRVSFSKNVTVTVTCLTQIEFEEELPAKYFFVKELTNLDRERSYVDYIITDIPAGEYLIFAFQDKNENDKLDKILVVPRESWHIYGLPRPTTGKPQFSELSIYIDKNMSDLDMQLKNGF from the coding sequence ATGAAAATTATTATTCTTTTGATATTACTATATGCTGTTTTTATGCTTTTTGCTGATGATGCTGTCCCCGATTCCACTTTTAACATTCAGGGTAGAGTGTCTTTTTCAAAAAATGTCACTGTCACAGTAACCTGCCTAACCCAAATAGAATTTGAGGAAGAATTACCGGCTAAGTATTTTTTTGTAAAGGAATTAACTAATCTCGATAGAGAACGAAGTTACGTTGACTATATTATAACTGATATCCCTGCCGGGGAATACTTGATTTTTGCCTTTCAGGATAAAAATGAGAATGATAAACTGGACAAGATACTTGTTGTTCCCAGAGAATCCTGGCATATCTATGGACTACCAAGGCCTACAACAGGAAAACCACAATTCAGTGAGTTATCTATTTATATTGATAAAAACATGTCTGATCTGGATATGCAATTGAAAAATGGATTTTAA